GTGTGCCGGCAATTAGAACTCAGATTTCATTGTTGGCCGAAAACCATTTTGTGGCCTACTCGGTTGCCATcaatggcgatgatgatgatgatgtccaTGAAAAGGGCAGCAGGCAGGATGGCTTCGCTTCGCTATGCTTTGCTTTGCTCACCGCAAACTTCTAATTAATTTGAAAGGAAACATTTGAAACGCCTTGTGTTGCGGTTAAAATGGCCCACCTCCTAAACAAACCCCATCGACATGTGTCCTAGACATGAGTGCAAATGTGTAGGAATTTTCCTCGAAGCTCATTAGAAACCAGGCACTCGATTGAGCTGACAATATTATTTTAGGCTAATTTCTATTACAATGCAAGGTAAAAATACTTACGGTTTTTGCGCCTCTTTGGGGCGGAAACATTCTGCTCGAACAATTGTCAAAACTATCTTGGCCAGCTGAAAGTTGGCTAGCTTGAGCTCTTAACACATTTAATTAAGAGGCGGAAAAATCCGAAATTTTAGCGCCCCACGGGCCACAGACAATGCATTAAAACTGAGCCGAAAGTGAAACTGTTGGCAATGCAACTTTATTTGCAGGAAACCATTTCGGTTTGGTTGCATCATTGCGAAGGCTTAACCCCCATCGTCAGCCTACTTTCCTAATGTTTATAAAGCTGCTCGGAATTTGGCCGAAAAGCTGTACAAAAAAATGAGAAAGTTTCGGCAGCCCTGTCAAATGGTTTTACTATTTGgcaaaaaagttttaatatgCTTAAATtagtgcattttttttttagctgtaCTCATTTCAGCTATCTCTGCTTCTAGCTTCGAACTCATTTCGAAGTCTGCACTGTGAGTTTGGGGGCTACGAAATACATTTTAtctaatatatttaaaaatatttgaccTAACTTTCCTGCTTAGCTGTCCAtgaaaacttaacttaacttaactaTGTGATTACCATATGATTGCAAGTGTACCTGTTGGCCAGACTGAGAGATTCATTTTAACAAAGCCAGTGAAACAAGTCAAGGGAGCTGTCATGTCAACCGCAAATTAAACGAAACTCGTCGCCGGAGAGGACCAACGATTGCGGGGGCTGAACCAAAGGATCGGGGGAGGTGGGAGCCATAAGTAATTAACCAAGTGATAAAGAACCTGGCCCAAGGGCGACACAAGTTGCTGTCAAAGACGACGACAACGCTCGTCATTAGCGGCCGAAAATGTTGCATTTAGTTGTGGGCCTGATGAATATggttaatttcatttgtatataatataagtatatatacacATGGAGCTGCGGAGTCTgggaaatatgtatttatccCTGggcgacgatgacgatgacagCGTCTGACCAAGACACATTTTTCGTTTGTCCTCTAATTGCATATCTGAGGATGGTGATTATTATGGAGCCGGCGATGATGAAGGCCAGCCATACAATTACCAAGTCTCCTGCTGTTCGGAGCCCTGTTTTGATGTTCTGGCCAGAAAGAGAACCCCTGGCCATTGGCCAGACGAAGCCGTGTTTCACTGTCTAATTAAAAGCACCGGCAACTGGCCTCTTAATTTATGCTCGTTCAGGGACAGGTTTCGAGAAAATCCCGCCCCACATTCCGTTTTCCATTCCGTATTTGCATGCCTTCTATCCGGATCTGAAATGTTGTGGCCGGAAAAGTTTATGGCATAAATCGCACACTTGGCTCGTAACTCGCAGCTGTTGGTAGGGAAAATTGCATGTTTTGTGTCTTTGAATGCGCACATCTGATATCactgtatttaaaaaaaaaaacactctgGGGAAGGAAATTCCTTATAATACATTACTCTGAGAACTAATCCCAAAACCAAGTAATCCATGCTTTACCTCTTAGAACTCCTTACCCATTCCCCAACTCCAAATCAAAGCTGCCGTAAACACTTTGAAGTgtgattaaaatttaaatccaAATTGTGAGTTTTCATAGAAATTTCTACTTCACCATGGCGGATCCGAGTATCAATGACATCGATGAGACTGTGGCTCCTCCCCTCGGAGGCGCTGACAGCTTCGACCTGAACAAGCGGCTAGATTGCGAGCATTTAGGTGAGAAATAGCCCGAAGCCAACAAGGATTAACACCTAAATGATTACTCGATAAATTCCAAAACAGATCAGATGACGGATAATTGGACCGATTATCAAAGACCCTCGTTTGCCACCGAACTTCTGCGATTTTTCGGCAACGTATTTGGTGAGAAGATAAACGAACTTAGATACGGAATGCATCTAATATACTAATTTCTCCGCAGTCGATATATTTAATGCGATTTTCAACTGATCTAATCCGTATACTTGTAACTGTTGCAGAGCAGTCAATGGTTCCATagcaaaactaataaaatctTTAGTtagaaaattgtatttattttcactACTTGGTACGAGACTACTGGTTTTAATGACATTTAGCCGCAATAGATTTCGGTGAATACGGGAATGCGGCAATAGCAGGTGCAGTTCTCGAACTCATTTGCATATTGCGATATTTCAGCAACGAACCTTTCCAAATTTTGCGGGTTTTTGAATATGTTCTTGTCCACAGTCAAATCGTTGTCCACCAGAATTTTCCAGCGTCTCATACTGGCGATGACATCGCCGCAGAAGTCGCGTTTACTCTTCTCCGCCGATTTCTTGATGTTCTGCATAAGCCCCTTGTGCTTTCCTGTgaaatgaatttatatattttcaaaaactatATATTAGAAGATTTAGAAGCTAGCTTACTGTACGCCCTATTCTTTTCGACCAACGCCGCATGGGCTTCTCTCTGTGAAGCATCGTAAATCTCGATGATTCTGTACATGCGCCTTTCAATATTCTTGGACATTTTCAGGGCGGCCTCGCACTTTGGCTTGCATTGGCTCCAATAGCGGGCTCCTTCGAATGGGACTTTGCTGAACTTGTTACTCCTCTTGAAAGTTTCCGTATCCTTTCCTCGATCGGCCAGTTCTTTAGCCAATTGCGTCTTAACCCTTCCATTGTGGAAGCGAAAATGCAAGCTGGCCAGCAGCTTCTCTACTCGCGACATGCAGCTGTTGGTGGCGATATTTCAGTAAATTGATTTCCACTTATATGGGCATACTCACTTTGAGTTCTTGAGCGAATATACACCTGGAATTGCGAAGGTGCGGAGCAGGTGGTGCAGCTTGAAGGCCACGCAGTTGAGCAGATCCTCGGCGGCGCACACCTGCTTCCTGAGCAATTTGCTGTGATCGTGAATGGTGCGCCGGCTCTTCCATCCTCGGAATAGGGCCTGGATCTTGGTGGCCGCCCGATGGTGGTGATCCTGAACCCGCTTCTGCAGCAGGTTCTCCACATACCTGAAGTGGTTTTTTCGGACCGAGAATCCGCGCCACCAGCGCTGAATCGTGATGACCGCCTTTCTTAGATCCTTGAAATACTTTCGAAAATAGAATTTCCGCCAGTTGTTTTGGATAGTTCGGGCTGCCTTGTATTGCTTGTAGTCCAGAAGAAGCTTTCCGGTTCTGAAATTGGTTTTCAATTCTTTGCAAAAAGGTGTGTAAAAGTGTACAGTATGTAGTAGACTTACCGCGAAATTAGGTGCAATCTGCAATTAGAAGATTTACTGGATCCAATTTGGGACTCGGTGTTGCCACTTCTGTAAAAACAGGACGGATGAATAAAAGTTCACACATATTTATAGATATGATTACCGGCTGTCCCCACCTAGTGGAACCGTGGCCCTCCGAGTCTGCTGCATCATGGGTATAAGTCCTGAGAACATCCTGAAAAATAAACCGCTCTACTTCTTCCTAATTTAAGTGTATATGTTTAGTGTTAACTTTGTGTACAGTGTGTATTAACATATTTTAGTAGAACAAAGTGTTTGCTGTGACTGACATCTCGGTGGAAAATCGATGACTCGTAGATTTCCGTCTAGCTGCTGGCCATAATTTATGGCCTCCAGCGATTATATCCACATAAATCTTCGGGCTTTGCATCCTGGTCTCAATTTAGGCgacatattttatttcgccTTTGCATCAACATGTTTGCCGCTTATCGCGTCGGGAGAAAACAGATTTATGTGTCTATTCCACCACCTCGAGTTGGCATAAATATTCTGCAGACTGGCTTGAATTTTCCAAGGCggtatttaattgaattgtatCGATGCCTGTGGTCTTAAGCTCGCTTAAGGACCAATGGAAGGACCCATATTGGCAGTTGGCAGTCGACCATTTATGATGCCCTTGACTGCAACGGCCATGCTATCCAATTGTGTTCTAATGCTGACAAATGGCCGAGGTCAAGTTGCCATAAATTCGGGACACTGAAAGCCATTAGGTGGTCCTGGCCGGCACTTTAAACGAAAATCGATACAGAGCCACGACATTTTGCCAGCTCATTATGGGCCACAAATGAACCgcactggcacacacacatacacactgcCATTCACATTCACAATCGCAAACAAACGGTCGGAAATGAAACGGAAATTCTCATTTATGGCGCCCTTGACGCCATTTCCAGTTTCCAGTTTGGTCGCTATCTATGCGGCCCTGACAAGTTGGCACTGCTCGCTGATTTCTGATGCAGATTGCGATTGCAGGCCCTGATTGCAGCAGCCATGAGATTTATGGTCCATATAGCCCGTGCTGACCCAGTAGCTGATAGCAAAACTGGACCAGAAAAGCATGCTAGTCAAAGTCCCAGTTACAGTCACAGTCACAGTCGCAGTTGGCAGAATGCCCCCCTGCTCAACACAAGCGTTCACCTTGGGGTTTCGATTGCGGTTTTTGGGGCTGCTGGACTGGCATTGCCgtaaattagtttttacaccTGACCGACTGGGAGCAGCACGTTCTTTGATCCCTCGAAGGGTTTGCCTCGACGAAGCAGatgtattttaattgtgctcCAATCACATGTCTAGACAACAGAACGAGAGCTATTTATTTGTGGAATGTGCACGCTTGTGTAAATACGAAAAGGTCCTGCCATCGCTTTATGACACACAAAAGAGGAAAAAGGTAGGGAGCCGAAATCTAATTTGAAAAGTACTAACCCGTAACGAGCCAAGAGCCATATATCAAAAGAAGCTGCTAACCCAAGGAATTTACGAGCCAACACCCCAAATATGTTAACCATAAAATTGTTCTGAGAGCGGAAGGAAAAGGTTCAAGAGCCacctatatgtatatgtatgtagttccACTTTAAGAAGGCTCCCTTATAAAATAGGTATTAAAAAGAGAAGAGTAGGCTAGGCGGTAAGGGTTCGTTATTAGATTTTGAACGATTGTCAGTAGCCCCTCAAACTCACACTCGACAATAAATTACAGAGGCAACATCTGGTCATCATTCGCTTGTGAACTGGAAatcaagaaaaatatatataatctgAAAAtcctaaaaaaaatacatCTTTTATAAATCGAGAGCTGTATAATCCGTTGCCACCAGACATGGATCGCATCAAAATTGGCGAGCAGCTCCTCTTCCAGAGGAGTGACGGGCGTGTCCATCAGGTGGTCTGCACTGCCAAGAACCTGGAACGGGATTCCATCACGGGCGAATGGACCGAGGGCACGGTGGTGAAGGGTAAGGAAGTGCCATTGAGCACGCTGATTGGCATCAACCATCATATATTCGCGGAGAATCAACCGCCGATATCGAAGCCACCGAGCTCCTTGCTGCCGAAGCCTCGAGGCTCGAGTCCGACCGGAGGACCTAAGACCCACACTGGAAATCCGTATGCAGAGCGCATGAGAGTACAGGACGGTCGCAGTAAAATTGCCACCAGAAAGACGGATCCTGCAGCGGTCGGAGCGGGAAATCATGAGCTGGGTAGAGCGCACACCCCTCGTGTGCCAGCCGGTAGGCCGGACCGGGATGCCAGCCCCACCCAAGGTCGCAAGTCACAGGGTGGCAACAATAGCAACCAACGCTTTTCCAGTGTAGTGAGGGAGGTGAATCGCATGAAGGAGCAGAGGGAGAAGCGAAGGGCTCGCCAGGCGGAACAGCTCCAGGAGAAGGATGCACTGCGTCGCAATAATCCGGGGAATCCCAACTGGGAGGTGTCGGTGATGCTGCGCCAATACCGCTCCACCTTGATCTTTTCTCCACTTCGATGCCTGGATCCCAATGGAGGCACTGTTCAGCAAATTACGGTGTGTGTGCGAAAACGACCCATGAGTCGCAAGGAGGAGAACTCCAAGAACCTGGACATCATCACAGTTCCCAGTGCCGACAGCCTGATCGTCCATGAGTTGCGCCTCAAGGTGGATCTCACCAAGTTCCTGGAGCACCACAAATTCCGTTTCGACTACACGTTCGACGAGGAGTGCTCCAATGCGCTGGTCTACGATCACACTGCTCGTCCGTTGATCAGAACCATGTTCGAGGGCGGCAATGCCACTTGTTTCGCTTACGGACAAACTGGCAGCGGAAAAACGCACACCATGGGCGGAGAATTCTTCGGAAAGGTTCAGGATTGCGGTACCGGGATCTACGCCATGGCAGCTCGCGATGTCTTCGAGGAGGTATCGCGCCCGGAGTACCGGCAAATGGGTGCCAAGATTACGTGCAGCTTCTTCGAAATCTATGGCACCAAGGTGTTCGATCTCTTGCTACCCAACAAGCCCATGCTGCGGGTCCTAGAGGATGCCAGGCAGCAGGTCGTGGTGGTGGGCCTAACGGAGATGCCGGTGACCAAAGTGGAGGATGTCCTGAGACTGATTGAGCACGGCAGCAAAGAGCGCACTTCCGGCCAAACATCGGCGAACGCCAAGTCATCGCGTTCCCACGCCGTCTTTCAAATAGCACTCCACTTTCCCGATTCCTGGGGCCCACACGGCAAGTGCTCCTTTGTGGACTTGGCGGGCAATGAACGCGGGGCGGATACGCAATCCGCCGATCGTCAAACTCGCATCGAGGGAGCCGAGATCAATAAATCTCTGCTGGCCCTCAAGGAGTGCATTCGAGCCCTCAGCCGGCAGTCGAGTCACCTTCCCTTCCGTGGCTCCAAGTTGACCCAAGTGCTGCGCGACTCCTTTGTCGGCGGCAAGAAGAACAAGACCTGCATGATTGCCATGATATCGCCATCCATGAGCTGCGTGGAGAATACGCTCAACACTCTACGTTACGCAGACAGGGTTAAGGAGCTCATAGCCAAGGAAGACGAACACTTGCAGTCCGTGGAAGGGGATGGAGAGAAGTCTCCCGATCTCAACGAGGAATCAGAGCCAGAAATGATGGCCGACGAGGAGGGCGATGAGGAGCCGGAGGATGAGGACAATCAGCATCTAACCATATCCTCGGAGGAGGCAAGCTCCTACAACAACATGAGTTATGACATGAGCTTTAACCACACCCTCAACATTCTGGGTCCCTCAAGGAACGTGGATATCCAAGAGGTGGCCGAGCAGCACGCACTTTTGGTAGAGAATCTAGAGACTTACGCTCACAATTTCCGGCAACTGAAAACGGATAAGGAAATAGAGCAGTACACGCAAAATTCAGAAAGCGCATTGATGAAACTGCTAGCAATGGTGAATAGAACGCGGGATGTAACGCACAATTACAACACTCAGAAATTATTGAAGGAAGAAAACCAAAATGCATATAAGAAGGGCGAGCTGGATGAATCCGAGTAGATATTCGCCCACCACCTACTAATAATCCTAGCatatgaatttattttctaCCACTCTGTATCTTTTCAATAGCGTTTGGAAGACCCCCGAATGGCTTAGATTTCGATTCGATAAACAAGCAGTTAATGAAAATTCAAGCGTGAATTGAGTTCCTTTCATTTTTCAGTCACCCAGTCCCCCAGTCCCAACTGCACTCAAGTTTCACTTGAGCTCGCCGaggtaaaataaaaacttttcaccCGCCCCTCCCCAACGGACTTTTCTTTTTGTGCAGCTTCCCCCAACTTGCTGTATGAGTTTCCACAGCTCGCTGATACAAATTTATGACCGTCCAAAGTGTAATCAACAACATGCGGCAAGCGAGCGGTGGCCAACAAAAGGAACTGAACCTTTGGGTTGGATTTGTTAACTTGGTTAACTGGCAATATTCCCGGCAGCATATGTAACAGATCCGAAAGAAGCCGCACGAAGTGCGAAAGAAACGATGCCAAACTTTTCTCGGCCATAAAGCAAAAAGTGGAGGTTACGTGTGAGTTAAAGAGGTACCAACTTGGTTAGCTCCTTTGTAATGTTCCCCTTATATTGGTCCCTAGTTTTATTGCATTCACTTTATGGTCTAAAACCCTGGGGATAGTAAACTATGGCTGGTGGTAACTCATTTCGAATGATGTTATGGCTGACTTATCAATGTGGTGAAAACCTTGCTAATACATTCTTAGGGTAACATTACCCAATATTAATCTTGCTTatcaatttcaaatatttttaacccGTCATCCCAAAGGTTAGCCTAAGTGACGTATATTGAACTTTGCCCACAATCTTGTAAATATTTGGCACATTACAATTACTTCAAATTCTATTCCAAATGTCTAGCAAATTGTTTACCGACTCGTGAACTCGCTGAATTCCTGCCAAACTTTAaagatgacgatgatgaaAGTGAACCACAAGCAGCTGTAGACTGTAGATTTTCTGCTCCCTCCGCAAAACGACCGATTTCTGTGCCCGAGTAAATGTAAAATTTCCCCCAGATGCTGAAAATTGCAACTAATTCCACGAGCTGGGGAAACTTTAGCAGAACTTGCCGCACACACAGAGATCTCTCATttggaaaactttaaaattagttAAGTTCGAGCTGAGATATCCAATAATGCAGCCCCAAAATGTGAACAAACAAATTCATCTGCGACTCCGGCAGTCTCCCTCCTTCACTTTGCTTACATTTGAATGGATTGGTCGGGCTTCGAGTTGGTTTGGTCTGGGTCTGGGTATGGGTCTGGGTTTTTGGTCTTGGTTTTGGTTTCAGTCCGGGCATATATTTGCATCAACTTTTCCTTTGATGTGGCCTCAAATGTGCGGCAAATGTAAGACTCCCCACACAAACTTGATCCGAAAACTTTCAATCAAATTAGCCCAATGCAACGCATTGGCTCCAGTTTCACAGAACAGCTTAAGCTCCACAAATTGctccttttttatttatgggaaacacatttatatattcaaattagTAAATTCGAATCGAATCGGTAGATCGCTCAACGTCAGCAATCCCAACTGCAGACCGGCACTTTTCATTTGGGTAATGACTGGTAATTGTTTTCAGTTGGTCTAATGAGGAAGCCTCTTCAGGAGCTCGTCGAGATACTTTCTGCTCATAGTCAGCTGGAGCGGTTTTTGGGAGAAAAGCGAAAGTGCAGTGCTGAATTTTAACGAAATTTAtatggagcagcagcagctgcgaaAGAAGTTAAAAGGACAATTTACCTCCTCCTTGTGGCGTGCGTCTTTATTCTCTGCTCCTTCTTGGCTTGGAATGCATGAAAGGGAAAAGCACAAGAACATTTCCACGTTTCCCTCGACTTTGTTGGTTTTTCCTAGTTGCCCTTCTCGCTCGCCTTTTCTTGTGGGTTTCATTTTAAGCCGGGCCAAAAGCACTGCAATGCCAAAGAATTTAAGGGGCTGCTGTGGCAGCGGGGAGTGGCTGGGCATCAACTCGAAGCAAAACACTTAAGTTTTAACCCAAATTGTTGCCAACAAAGCGGTTTGTCTAACATTCTTTTTGAGAAAATTTTGTGAAAAAGTGTTTTCCAACAAGACCGAAACTCACACACAGCACCACACCATGCCACACCGCACCCGTATGTGTTTTCACATACGTCTTCGCATATAAAGCCGTGAACATCCAAAGGGTAAACAAGCCATCCGAGGAGCTGGCGACCAGCGTTGGATCTGGCCCAAAGCTAAGTAACAATAAACGTTGGGTCGAAGGAGCTTGGGAGAGCATTTTGCTACGGTTTCTTGGACCGAAAAGTGTAGGTGGACTTTTGGGGATATCAATGAAGGAAGCAGTTCTTATGTGGGATTTGGAGCGCTTTTCTTGCTTAGACCAAACCAGCAAAAATGGTTGGCTCTGCAAAAGTTAGTATCATGGAGTAAGTATTTAGCATCTTGGCAATTCCTGCTTGATACGTACGAAAAGAAACACATTACTTCTAAAATACATCAAATAAATgttcaataaatttgaatttacttCTGACCTCACGCCAGCAATAATATTAATCTTTACTGGGTGATTTGGGAACACTTTACTTAAACATATTTCAAAACTTTGTGCCAAAGGACACCAAGATGGAAATGAGAAAAAAGGTCTGGTCCTTTGACAATCGCTGGCGATGCAAATGACATCCCGCACGTTGGACCAACCGATATTTCCCGTTCGCCACATTTGGCTAAACCCTTTTTCGCCCGTCCCCACCCCGTTCCCCTACCTATTCACCACCCGCGGCGTGTTAGCCATGTCTGATGTCTAATGTCTGGCCTGCCTGCCAGCGACATGTTGACCTTAAAAAACTTGACGTGTTCAAATGTTGCAAAACAACTCGAGGGCTTTCGACTTGAGCACTTTTTCAGTTCTGTTCACTGTTCGGTTcgctttgtgtgtgtgtgtgtgtgcactgcTCTCCTTTCTCCCTCGCGCATGCACATGCTGCTCTGCTCCGACATTCTGTTTGACGCACATGAAGTGCCGCACTTGAAATATGCTTTTTTGCctctggccaaaaggaaaagcggGTGGGAGGTGTGGAAAATGTGTTTTGACAAGTGTCACTTATGCGTAGCTACTATGAAATATGCAAGCCCCCCTGCTTTTCCaccaccgccccccccccctttccaCGCGACGTAATTGCAATCGAGCCGAATGCAAAAGCGGGCGGGCTTACGGGGCGGATGAGCTATATAGATGGCTGTGTGATCAATGCCTTTATCGAGTGCagacatacacacacatatacgcaAACATACAAAGGAAGGGGCGACAAGGACGGAGAGACCTGGTAAAGGatgtaattaatttgcatCGAAGGACtttggcaatggcaatttgaacgaactataaaataaacagTGCAACGTATTGAATGGAGTAGTTGAACTTAGTACCTAAAACGTATTTTCCAGATTTTCAAGGGGATTTTATAATCGAGAGtgatgttttgttttatgaatatttcaaaagggCTGCATGCACAGTATT
The sequence above is drawn from the Drosophila melanogaster chromosome 2R genome and encodes:
- the Klp59D gene encoding Kinesin-like protein at 59D, which translates into the protein MDRIKIGEQLLFQRSDGRVHQVVCTAKNLERDSITGEWTEGTVVKGKEVPLSTLIGINHHIFAENQPPISKPPSSLLPKPRGSSPTGGPKTHTGNPYAERMRVQDGRSKIATRKTDPAAVGAGNHELGRAHTPRVPAGRPDRDASPTQGRKSQGGNNSNQRFSSVVREVNRMKEQREKRRARQAEQLQEKDALRRNNPGNPNWEVSVMLRQYRSTLIFSPLRCLDPNGGTVQQITVCVRKRPMSRKEENSKNLDIITVPSADSLIVHELRLKVDLTKFLEHHKFRFDYTFDEECSNALVYDHTARPLIRTMFEGGNATCFAYGQTGSGKTHTMGGEFFGKVQDCGTGIYAMAARDVFEEVSRPEYRQMGAKITCSFFEIYGTKVFDLLLPNKPMLRVLEDARQQVVVVGLTEMPVTKVEDVLRLIEHGSKERTSGQTSANAKSSRSHAVFQIALHFPDSWGPHGKCSFVDLAGNERGADTQSADRQTRIEGAEINKSLLALKECIRALSRQSSHLPFRGSKLTQVLRDSFVGGKKNKTCMIAMISPSMSCVENTLNTLRYADRVKELIAKEDEHLQSVEGDGEKSPDLNEESEPEMMADEEGDEEPEDEDNQHLTISSEEASSYNNMSYDMSFNHTLNILGPSRNVDIQEVAEQHALLVENLETYAHNFRQLKTDKEIEQYTQNSESALMKLLAMVNRTRDVTHNYNTQKLLKEENQNAYKKGELDESE
- the CG30192 gene encoding uncharacterized protein, with product MADPSINDIDETVAPPLGGADSFDLNKRLDCEHLDQMTDNWTDYQRPSFATELLRFFGNVFVDIFNAIFN
- the CG13544 gene encoding uncharacterized protein, which encodes MFSGLIPMMQQTRRATVPLGGDSRSGNTESQIGSSKSSNCRLHLISRTGKLLLDYKQYKAARTIQNNWRKFYFRKYFKDLRKAVITIQRWWRGFSVRKNHFRYVENLLQKRVQDHHHRAATKIQALFRGWKSRRTIHDHSKLLRKQVCAAEDLLNCVAFKLHHLLRTFAIPGVYSLKNSNCMSRVEKLLASLHFRFHNGRVKTQLAKELADRGKDTETFKRSNKFSKVPFEGARYWSQCKPKCEAALKMSKNIERRMYRIIEIYDASQREAHAALVEKNRAYRKHKGLMQNIKKSAEKSKRDFCGDVIASMRRWKILVDNDLTVDKNIFKNPQNLERFVAEISQYANEFENCTCYCRIPVFTEIYCG